One window of Salegentibacter sp. Hel_I_6 genomic DNA carries:
- a CDS encoding SGNH/GDSL hydrolase family protein, with the protein MKQYFKYIAILSLGIVSCEPEFDNPVDEPGAYSNGEADFSTYVALGNSLTAGYADNALYITGQETSYPNIVAQQFAKTQDTEEFTIPYMSDNAGGLLLGGNQITSNRLVLAVGANGDPSPQVYTGMQATTEVGNVQQGPFNNMGVPGAKSYHLAAPGYGNIQGVAVGTANPYFARFASAPNASVLEDALAQDPTFFSLWIGNNDVLGYATSGGTGVDQTNNTDPTTYGENDITDPNVFASVYSQMVQSLAANASGGVLINIPDVASVPFFTTVSSNPIPLDAATAGALNQQFSAYNTQVLPGLVQAGFITAEEAQSRQINFAEGQNYVTLQDESLTNISQAIQGAPFNLDPQTAGLLSQLRQATPTDLIPLTSAGFLGTTVGDNPNMVNGVSVPLGDEHVLTNAEQQLVRNATTRYNQVISGLAQANGLALVDANAMLNQLAEGGISFDGGTVTSQFATGGAFSLDGVHLTPRGYAIVANQMIEEINATYNSEVPKVNVGTYNTVTANNDVQ; encoded by the coding sequence ATGAAACAGTATTTTAAATATATTGCAATATTATCGCTGGGAATAGTTTCCTGCGAGCCAGAATTTGATAACCCGGTAGATGAGCCGGGAGCCTATAGCAATGGCGAAGCCGATTTTTCAACATACGTAGCTCTTGGTAATTCCCTTACTGCAGGTTATGCTGATAATGCACTTTATATTACAGGCCAGGAAACTTCTTATCCAAATATAGTTGCACAACAATTCGCAAAAACTCAGGATACCGAAGAGTTTACGATTCCTTATATGAGTGATAATGCCGGTGGACTTTTATTAGGTGGAAATCAAATTACTTCTAACCGTTTGGTATTGGCTGTAGGGGCGAATGGTGATCCTTCGCCACAAGTTTATACAGGGATGCAGGCTACAACTGAGGTTGGGAATGTGCAACAAGGGCCATTCAATAATATGGGGGTTCCGGGAGCTAAATCTTATCATTTAGCTGCACCTGGTTATGGAAATATTCAGGGGGTTGCCGTTGGAACTGCAAATCCTTATTTTGCCCGTTTCGCATCTGCTCCAAACGCTTCAGTTTTGGAAGACGCACTCGCGCAAGATCCAACGTTCTTTTCCTTATGGATTGGGAATAACGATGTGTTAGGTTATGCAACTTCTGGAGGAACCGGTGTAGATCAAACTAACAATACCGATCCTACAACTTATGGAGAAAATGATATTACAGATCCTAATGTTTTTGCTAGCGTGTACAGTCAAATGGTGCAAAGTTTAGCTGCAAATGCAAGTGGAGGAGTGCTTATAAATATTCCAGATGTAGCTTCTGTTCCGTTTTTCACCACGGTTTCTTCAAATCCAATTCCATTAGATGCAGCAACTGCTGGAGCGCTAAATCAGCAGTTTTCAGCTTATAATACCCAGGTTCTTCCAGGTTTGGTTCAGGCTGGATTTATTACTGCAGAAGAAGCTCAGTCAAGACAAATCAATTTTGCTGAAGGTCAAAATTATGTAACTCTTCAAGATGAATCTTTAACAAATATTAGCCAGGCTATTCAGGGCGCTCCATTTAACCTTGATCCTCAAACAGCAGGTTTATTAAGTCAGTTAAGACAGGCTACGCCTACAGATCTTATTCCTTTAACCAGTGCAGGATTTCTTGGTACTACCGTAGGGGATAATCCAAATATGGTAAATGGAGTTTCTGTTCCTTTAGGAGATGAGCACGTATTAACCAATGCAGAACAACAATTAGTTAGAAATGCTACTACGAGATATAACCAGGTTATTTCTGGATTAGCCCAGGCTAACGGTCTTGCACTTGTAGATGCAAATGCCATGCTAAACCAATTAGCAGAAGGCGGGATTTCTTTTGATGGTGGCACTGTGACTTCGCAATTTGCAACTGGAGGTGCTTTCTCTTTAGATGGTGTTCATCTTACGCCACGTGGTTATGCTATAGTTGCAAACCAAATGATTGAAGAAATTAACGCAACATATAATTCAGAGGTGCCTAAAGTAAACGTGGGTACTTATAATACGGTAACTGCAAACAACGACGTTCAGTAA
- a CDS encoding OmpP1/FadL family transporter, with the protein MKKLLFLGLFGLMAAVTYAGGYRVSLQGQRSLAMGHTGVAVVNNAELAFFNPAGLVYLENKMNFAAGASAVFSNVKYQNSEFGLSSETNSNVGTPFYAYGSYRVNDWLTLGLAAYTPYGSSVEWPTDWAGSHLVNNIDLQAIYVQALASVKISEKLSVGGGPIYVSGSVNFNRNLNRTLTDIDGNRSNVTVDASGVSAFGYSASAMFNATEDLRFGINYRSEIMVDAEDGDATFQNVPNSPLTPFQNTQFDASLPLPAELSVGVSYQLLDKWLFAFDYNMTYWDVYESLDINFANATPDSNNPRNYKNSASYRFGLQYLANETITLRVGYYFDESPVQSGYFAPETPRNDAHGFTGGLSFNVNDRFSIDAAFLYNRYEEIDESYDFYTENGESVPFEGTYKTSAFIPGLGITYKL; encoded by the coding sequence ATGAAAAAATTACTTTTCCTGGGCCTTTTCGGTCTAATGGCTGCGGTAACTTATGCAGGTGGGTATAGGGTGAGTCTTCAGGGGCAGAGATCGCTTGCTATGGGTCACACAGGTGTAGCAGTGGTTAACAATGCTGAACTTGCCTTTTTCAACCCTGCAGGGCTTGTTTATCTTGAAAATAAGATGAATTTCGCTGCCGGTGCAAGTGCGGTATTTTCTAACGTAAAATATCAAAATTCAGAATTCGGTCTTAGTTCTGAGACCAATAGTAACGTAGGAACTCCATTCTATGCCTACGGTTCTTATCGTGTAAACGACTGGTTAACTTTAGGTTTGGCGGCTTACACGCCCTACGGGAGTAGTGTAGAATGGCCAACAGATTGGGCTGGTTCTCACCTGGTGAATAATATAGATCTTCAGGCTATTTACGTTCAGGCTTTAGCTTCTGTGAAAATTTCAGAAAAATTAAGTGTTGGTGGTGGTCCCATTTATGTAAGTGGTTCTGTTAACTTTAATCGCAACTTAAACCGTACTTTAACCGATATTGATGGAAATAGATCAAATGTAACTGTAGACGCCAGCGGTGTGAGTGCTTTTGGATACTCTGCAAGTGCAATGTTCAATGCTACAGAAGATTTGCGTTTTGGTATAAATTACCGAAGTGAAATTATGGTAGATGCTGAAGATGGTGATGCTACTTTTCAAAATGTTCCAAACTCACCATTAACTCCTTTCCAAAACACGCAATTTGATGCTTCTTTACCATTGCCGGCAGAGCTTTCAGTAGGGGTTTCTTATCAATTACTGGATAAATGGCTTTTTGCATTTGATTACAATATGACATATTGGGATGTATATGAGTCTTTAGATATAAATTTTGCAAATGCAACCCCAGATTCTAATAATCCAAGAAATTATAAAAATTCTGCTTCTTACAGGTTTGGTTTGCAATATTTGGCTAACGAAACCATAACACTAAGGGTTGGGTATTACTTTGACGAATCTCCCGTGCAATCAGGTTATTTTGCTCCTGAAACACCAAGAAACGATGCTCATGGATTTACCGGAGGACTTTCTTTCAATGTTAACGATAGGTTCTCAATAGACGCTGCCTTCCTTTATAACAGGTATGAGGAAATCGATGAATCTTACGATTTTTATACTGAAAATGGAGAGAGTGTGCCATTTGAAGGAACTTATAAAACTTCAGCATTTATTCCAGGACTTGGGATTACCTATAAATTATAA
- a CDS encoding alpha/beta fold hydrolase, which produces MKLNSIIIGEGAPLLILHGFLGMSDNWKTIGNKLAEEKDFQVHLIDQRNHGKSPHTDNHSYELMAEDLKEYCEQHSLEKILLMGHSMGGKTAMLTAAKYPDLIDKLIVVDIAPKYYEPHHQQILDGLTALQEAELESRQEADKLLSEFISEKPVRLFLLKNLNRTSKGDYRLKVNLETLKDNIEEVGRALPQDKTFSGATLFIKGANSNYIKENDKPKIKEQFPKVEFKEIANAGHWVHAEKMNDFYKTVVNFL; this is translated from the coding sequence ATGAAATTAAATTCCATAATAATAGGAGAGGGTGCACCGCTCTTAATTCTCCACGGCTTTTTAGGAATGAGCGATAACTGGAAAACTATTGGTAATAAACTTGCTGAAGAAAAAGATTTCCAGGTGCATTTAATAGACCAAAGAAATCATGGGAAAAGTCCGCATACAGATAATCATAGCTATGAACTAATGGCTGAAGATTTGAAAGAATACTGTGAGCAGCATTCCTTGGAAAAAATTCTTTTAATGGGGCATTCTATGGGCGGCAAAACAGCAATGTTAACGGCAGCAAAGTATCCAGATCTTATAGATAAGCTAATTGTGGTAGATATAGCTCCAAAATATTATGAACCACATCATCAGCAAATTTTAGATGGATTAACTGCACTGCAAGAAGCCGAGCTGGAATCTCGTCAGGAAGCCGATAAATTACTATCCGAATTTATTTCAGAAAAGCCGGTTAGACTTTTTCTTCTTAAAAACCTTAATCGTACCTCTAAAGGTGATTATCGCTTAAAAGTAAACCTGGAGACTTTAAAAGATAATATTGAAGAAGTGGGAAGGGCTCTTCCGCAAGATAAAACTTTTAGCGGGGCTACGCTTTTTATAAAAGGCGCTAATTCAAATTATATAAAAGAAAACGATAAGCCGAAAATTAAAGAGCAATTCCCAAAAGTAGAATTCAAAGAAATTGCAAATGCAGGACATTGGGTTCACGCTGAGAAAATGAACGATTTCTATAAAACAGTAGTTAACTTTCTTTAA
- a CDS encoding pyridoxine 5'-phosphate synthase — MTKLSVNINKIATLRNARGGNIPNVVEAAKKIESFGGQGITVHPRPDERHITYQDIRDLSNIVTTEFNIEGNPVAKFLNLVMEAGPAQVTLVPDAEDAITSNAGWDTIKHKKFLQEVIQEFKNNGIRTSIFVDPDEKMINGAAETGTDRIELYTEDFAVSYAKGDKTGIEPYKRGATLAHELGLGINAGHDLSLDNIKYFKDNIPHLDEVSIGHALIAEALYLGLETTIKRYLDQLK; from the coding sequence ATGACGAAATTAAGTGTAAATATTAATAAAATTGCCACTTTGAGAAATGCCCGTGGAGGTAATATTCCTAATGTGGTAGAAGCTGCAAAGAAAATAGAATCTTTTGGTGGGCAGGGGATCACCGTGCATCCAAGACCAGATGAGCGTCATATTACTTACCAGGATATTAGAGATCTCTCGAATATTGTTACTACAGAGTTTAATATTGAAGGAAATCCGGTTGCGAAATTTTTAAATTTGGTAATGGAAGCCGGGCCTGCACAGGTTACTTTAGTGCCAGATGCAGAAGATGCAATCACCTCAAATGCCGGTTGGGACACAATTAAACATAAAAAATTCCTTCAGGAAGTGATTCAGGAGTTTAAAAATAATGGTATTAGAACTTCCATTTTTGTAGATCCAGATGAGAAAATGATCAATGGAGCCGCAGAAACCGGAACCGACCGAATTGAATTATACACTGAAGATTTCGCGGTTAGCTATGCTAAAGGAGATAAAACTGGAATAGAACCTTATAAAAGAGGTGCGACTTTGGCTCACGAGCTTGGCCTGGGAATTAATGCAGGTCACGATCTTTCTTTAGATAATATCAAGTACTTTAAAGATAATATACCGCATTTAGATGAGGTTTCTATTGGTCACGCACTAATTGCTGAAGCTTTGTATCTTGGCCTGGAAACTACTATTAAAAGATATCTGGACCAACTTAAATAA
- a CDS encoding CBS domain-containing protein produces the protein MEMDDFIINDVSIRHFSEKIGEVQDLFNQLTYSHLPVQNNGIYMGCISENDIRCFEVEKTLEDYQYALEGFFVRDTDFWLDILERFAQNNTNILPVLDEENHYLGYVELNEIIAIFNETPFLSEAGNIIVIQKGIKDFSFSEIIQIIESNNVNILGCFISKIENDVAQITVKLSPSGINEIIQSFRRYGYKIISEHREDNFNKNLRDRSKYLDKYMNI, from the coding sequence ATGGAGATGGATGATTTTATTATTAACGATGTTTCCATTAGGCATTTTTCTGAAAAAATTGGGGAAGTACAGGACTTGTTCAATCAGCTAACCTATTCGCATTTACCGGTACAAAACAACGGAATCTATATGGGTTGTATTTCAGAAAATGATATTCGTTGCTTTGAAGTCGAAAAAACTCTGGAAGACTACCAATATGCTTTAGAAGGTTTTTTTGTGAGAGATACCGATTTTTGGCTGGATATTTTAGAAAGATTTGCACAGAACAACACTAATATTCTACCGGTTTTAGATGAAGAAAATCATTATTTAGGTTATGTTGAACTGAATGAAATTATAGCGATTTTTAATGAAACTCCATTTTTAAGTGAAGCCGGAAATATTATAGTTATTCAAAAAGGAATAAAAGACTTTTCATTTAGTGAAATCATCCAGATCATAGAATCTAATAACGTAAATATCTTAGGGTGTTTTATATCGAAAATTGAAAACGATGTGGCTCAAATCACCGTAAAATTAAGTCCTTCTGGAATCAATGAAATTATTCAGTCTTTCCGCAGGTATGGTTATAAAATTATTTCAGAACACCGGGAAGACAATTTCAATAAAAATCTTAGAGATCGCTCTAAGTACCTAGACAAATATATGAATATATGA
- a CDS encoding NAD kinase, whose translation MKVGIYGQFYHTNAGTYIAQLLELLKREKINVIIEKNFLELIHLNKTIEENYSHFSTFEELDNSFDLFFCIGGDGTILKSINYIRNLDIPIVGINTGRLGFLATIQKEEIKKSLKTILEKNYSISSRSVLNISTNPSNHDPVFKNIALNEIAVSRKNTTSMITVDTWLNDQYLNSYWADGLIVSTPTGSTGYSLSCGGPVITPDAGSLIITPIAPHNLNARPLVIKDDTKITLRVSGREESHLVSMDSRIATLENDTEIIIEKAPYAINLVELKGDSFLQTLRKKLMWGEDKRN comes from the coding sequence ATGAAAGTAGGCATCTATGGCCAATTTTACCACACAAATGCCGGCACTTATATAGCGCAGCTTCTGGAATTACTGAAGCGTGAAAAAATTAATGTGATTATTGAAAAGAATTTCCTGGAGTTAATTCATCTAAATAAGACCATAGAAGAGAATTATTCCCATTTCAGCACGTTTGAAGAATTAGATAATAGTTTCGACCTCTTTTTTTGTATTGGTGGTGATGGTACTATTTTAAAGTCTATAAATTACATCAGGAATTTAGATATTCCCATTGTTGGAATCAACACCGGGAGATTGGGTTTCCTTGCCACAATTCAGAAAGAAGAAATTAAAAAAAGTCTCAAAACCATATTGGAAAAAAATTACAGCATTTCTTCGCGCAGTGTATTAAATATTAGCACCAACCCTTCCAACCACGATCCTGTTTTTAAAAATATCGCGCTAAACGAAATTGCCGTAAGCCGTAAAAACACCACATCTATGATTACCGTAGATACCTGGCTTAACGACCAATATTTAAATTCTTATTGGGCAGATGGTTTAATTGTATCTACGCCAACCGGCTCTACAGGATATTCCCTTAGTTGCGGTGGCCCCGTGATTACGCCAGATGCTGGCTCCCTTATTATTACTCCAATAGCGCCGCATAATTTAAACGCACGGCCTTTAGTAATTAAAGACGATACTAAAATAACACTTCGGGTTTCAGGCCGGGAAGAATCTCACTTGGTTTCTATGGATTCTCGTATTGCCACCCTGGAAAATGATACCGAAATTATAATTGAAAAAGCACCCTACGCTATAAATCTTGTTGAACTTAAAGGCGATAGTTTTCTTCAAACCCTACGTAAAAAGCTGATGTGGGGAGAAGATAAGCGCAATTAA
- a CDS encoding DUF6089 family protein, whose protein sequence is MRYLLVFVIMLVFAPKIQSQTFEVGPYIGGANYIGDVGRTNFVLPSGLVGGALLKWNRSPRHAFRFSLLYAEINADDANSNDARRINRGYSFSNTIAEASLGIEYNFWSFDLHEGHPQSTPYLYTGITYFRADHIVLDADFPDGNLQNQGANWDFAIPVVFGYKESITRHIVGALEVGVRYTFTDNLDGSWPEEVFGNRMPQREFGNRNTNDWYVFTGVNFTFSWGREPCYSRF, encoded by the coding sequence ATGAGGTACCTATTAGTTTTTGTTATTATGCTTGTTTTTGCTCCAAAAATTCAATCCCAAACATTTGAAGTAGGACCATATATTGGTGGAGCTAATTACATTGGAGATGTGGGACGAACCAATTTCGTGCTTCCTAGCGGTTTGGTAGGAGGCGCACTTCTTAAATGGAATCGAAGCCCCCGTCACGCTTTTAGATTTTCGCTTTTATATGCTGAAATAAATGCCGACGATGCGAATTCTAACGATGCTCGTAGAATTAATCGTGGATATTCATTTAGCAATACTATTGCAGAAGCTTCTCTAGGTATAGAATATAATTTTTGGAGTTTTGATCTTCATGAAGGTCATCCACAAAGTACACCCTATCTTTATACAGGAATTACATATTTTAGAGCAGATCATATTGTTTTAGACGCTGATTTCCCTGACGGAAATCTACAAAATCAAGGTGCTAACTGGGATTTTGCTATTCCGGTAGTTTTTGGTTACAAAGAAAGTATTACCCGTCATATTGTGGGAGCCCTTGAAGTTGGCGTGCGTTATACATTTACAGATAATTTAGACGGAAGCTGGCCTGAAGAAGTTTTTGGAAATAGAATGCCCCAAAGGGAATTTGGAAATAGAAATACCAATGACTGGTATGTTTTTACAGGAGTGAATTTCACATTTTCCTGGGGTAGAGAACCTTGCTACAGCAGATTTTAA
- a CDS encoding isoprenyl transferase, producing MNYKDNIDLKKLPKHIAIIMDGNGRWARQKGFLRAAGHEEGTAAVRDVVEASAEIGIEYLTLYAFSTENWNRPKLEVDTLMRLLVSSLKKEIKTLQDNNIRLNAIGNLKTLPKKVFRELHEVIEKTKANDRMVLNLALSYGSREELTSVIKEISLKVKNNEITADAIDESVINQHLYTRNFPEVDLLIRTSGEQRISNFLLWQIAYAELYFTKILWPDFRKENLFEAIYNYQNRERRFGKTSEQLS from the coding sequence ATGAATTATAAAGACAACATAGATCTTAAAAAATTACCTAAGCACATTGCCATAATTATGGATGGTAATGGCCGATGGGCTCGTCAAAAGGGTTTTTTGAGGGCTGCAGGTCACGAAGAAGGCACAGCCGCCGTACGCGATGTTGTAGAAGCCTCTGCTGAAATTGGTATAGAATATTTAACCCTCTATGCTTTTTCTACAGAGAATTGGAACCGTCCAAAATTGGAAGTAGACACTTTAATGCGGCTACTGGTTTCCTCCTTGAAAAAGGAAATTAAAACCCTACAAGACAATAATATTAGGCTAAATGCTATTGGTAATTTAAAAACTCTGCCTAAAAAAGTATTTAGAGAACTTCACGAAGTTATCGAGAAAACTAAAGCTAACGACCGTATGGTGCTTAATCTTGCACTAAGCTACGGTTCACGGGAAGAATTAACCTCGGTAATAAAAGAAATTAGTCTGAAAGTTAAAAATAACGAAATAACCGCTGATGCTATTGATGAATCGGTTATAAATCAGCATCTTTACACCCGAAATTTTCCGGAGGTGGATTTATTAATTAGAACCAGTGGAGAACAACGCATAAGCAACTTCCTGTTATGGCAAATTGCTTATGCCGAATTATATTTTACAAAAATTTTGTGGCCAGATTTTAGAAAAGAAAATCTTTTTGAAGCCATTTACAATTATCAAAATAGAGAACGACGATTTGGAAAAACCAGTGAGCAACTCAGTTAG